CAGAGCCGCCCAATTCCTTGCGGACTTCGGCTTCTGCGGTAGATGCGCTGGCAATCACGCGGCTGCCGTCGTCGGAAATCACGCTGGCATAGATGTGGAGGTTCGTACGATTCACCGTCAGACGAACAACGCCTTGCTGCGCAATGCGAATGCGCGTCTGACGCGAACGACGAAGACGCTGCTCTTTCTTGGTCAACATGTTGCAGCTCCTTACTTCTTCTTGGTCTCTTTGATCGTGACTTTTTCGTCCGCATAGCGAATACCCTTGCCCTTGTAGGGCTCAGGAGGACGAACAGCACGGATTTCAGCAGCCAGCTGGCCGACACGCTGACGATCTGCACCCTTGATCACGATTTCCGTCGGGGAAGGCGTGGCCACGGTAATGCCTACGGGCATGTCGAAATTCACAGGATGCGAGAAACCGACATTCAGATTCAGTTTGGCACCCGAGGCCTGGGCCTTGTATCCCACACCGATCAGGTTCAGCTTCTTCTCGAAACCCTTGCTCACGCCCAGCACCATGTTGTTCACGAGCTGGCGGATGGTACCGCTCATGGCATTGGCTTCGCGAGAATCATTGACAGGCTCGAAGCTGAGCTTGCCGTCTTTGTTGGTGATCTTGACCAGGCGGTTCTGAGCGACGGACAGCGTACCGCCCGAGCCTTTCACGCTGACCTGATCTTCCGTGATGGACACATCCACTCCATTGGGGATGGCCACCGGCATTTTTCCTACGCGGGACATTCAGTTTCTCCTCAATGCCACGTTAAGCGACGTAGCAAAGCACTTCGCCACCGACACCGGTAGCACGCGCTTTGCGATCCGTCATCACGCCCTTCGGGGTGGTAACGATTGCCACACCCAGACCGTTCATGACGTTCGGAATGGAATCACGACCCTTGTATACACGCAGTCCAGGGCGGCTCACGCGCTCGATGCGCTCAATCACCGGACGGCCTGCGTAGTACTTCAGGGAAATTTCGAGTTCGGACTTGTTGCCGTCGGCCTTCACTTGGAAGCCGTCGATATAACCCTCGTCCTTCAGCACCTGCACAATGGCGATCTTCACCTTGGAAGATGGCACGGACACGGTGGCCTTGGACACCATTTGCGCGTTGCGAATGCGGGTCAGCAAGTCAGCGATGGGATCACTCATGCTCATGTTGTATCTCTCCTGCCTGCTTACCAGCTGGCCTTGGTGACACCCGGGATGTCACCAGCAAACGCCAGCTCACGGATCTTGGCGCGGGCCAGACCGAATTGACGGAATGTTCCGCGGGGACGACCAGTGATTTCGCAACGATTGCGCTGGCGCGTCGGGTTGGCATTGCGGGGAAGCTTCTGCAAACCGAGGCGAGCGGCTTCACGCTCCTCGTCACTGCGCTTGGCATCACCGGCAATGGCCTTCAGTTCCGCATATTTAGCGGCGTACTTGGCGGCCAGTTTTTCGCGCTTCAGTTCGCGCTGGATCAAAGCTACTTTAGCCATACGCTGCCTCAGTTCTTGAAGGGGAAACGGAAGCCAGCGAGAAGCGCCTTGGCTTCTTCATCGGACTTGGCCGTCGTTGTGATGCTGATATTCAGGCCGCGCAGTGCATCCACCTTGTCGTATTCGATTTCAGGGAAGATGATCTGTTCTTTGACGCCGATGTTGTAGTTGCCCCGGCCGTCGAAAGCACGGCCAGAAATACCACGGAAGTCGCGCACACGCGGCAGAGCGACCGTCACGAAACGGTCCAGAAATTCATACATCTGAACGCCACGCAGCGTGACCATGCAGCCGATGGCTTGGCCTTCGCGGATCTTGAAACCCGCAATGGCTTTCTTTGCCTTGGTGACCACAGGCTTTTGGCCAGCAATCTTGGTCAGATCGGCAACAGCGTTGTCCATGACCTTCTTGTCGGAGACCGCTTCACTCACACCCATGTTCAGGGTGATCTTAGTGAGGCGCGGGACTTCCATTGGCGAGCTGTAGCCGAACTGCTTGGTGAGTTCAGGAACGATTTTTTCGCGGTAGTGTTGTTGCAGTCGTGCCATGTTGACTCCTTAGGCCGCCTTGATTTCAGCACCGCTGGACTTGAACACGCGAACGCGCGAACCATCCGCCTGCACTTTGACGCCCACTCGATCGGCCTTGCCAGTGGCGACATTGAAAATGGCCACATTGGACTGATGAATCGGCATTGCCTTTTCCACGATGCCGCCGGTCGTACCCTTCATGGGGTTGGGCTTCACGTGCTTCTTGACCAAATTGATGCCGTCGATGACCAGGAAAGAGTCATCTTTGCGCAGCGACACCGTGCCGCGCTTGCCTTTGTCGCGCCCGGTAAGCACGATCACTTCGTCGCCCTTGCGAATCTTGTTCATGGCGCGTCCTCAGAGAACTTCGGGAGCCAGGGACACGATCTTCATGAAGCGCTCCGTACGCAGTTCACGCGTCACGGGGCCGAAGATGCGGGTGCCGATGGGCTCCAGCTTTGCATTGAGCAACACTGCTGCGTTGCCATCGAATTTGACGAGCGAGCCATCACCGCGACGGATGCCCTTGGCGGTACGAACCACCACTGCGCTATAGACCTCGCCCTTCTTGACGCGGCCGCGCGGAGCAGCTTCCTTGATGCTCACCTTGATGATGTCGCCCACGCTGGCATAACGACGCTTGGAACCACCCAGCACCTTGATGCACAGGACGGACTTCGCGCCGGTATTGTCGGCAACGTCTAACCGAGTTTCTGTCTGGATCATTTCAATATTCCCAACTTGCACCAGAAGATCAACGGCCCTGAAAACTTCTCAGGGCCGCGCATCAGCCAGTCAGTCTTGGGCCCGTCGTCCGCGGTGCAAACCATTTGCACCGCTTCCCGCTGGGCAGAAATCCGCGTAGAGAAACGCGAAGCCCTCGATTCTTTCAAAAAAGAGCGAGGGAGTCAATACTTATTGAGGTATGGAGAGGTATTGCGTCGCCAAAACCTCGAAGTCAGCGAGCTGCGGGTCCGTCCCCAACTCTTCCTGCAGGATTCCGGCGACCGCGGGAGCAAGGCTGCGGGCCAACCCGGCGTCCAGGAACAGCAGTCGACTGCGACGGGCCAGCATGTCTTCCACCGTACAGGCGTATTCGTGGCGCACCGCGAAGCGGACCATTGCCTCCGACAGTCCCGGAGCCAGCCACCGCTGCGACCCATTGAGCGTGTTCAGCAGTTCCGACTCGCTACCGTAGGAGTGCGGCCCCTGGGCCTCGTGCATTCCATGCGGTACGGGACCGCTCGGAGCCCCTACGACGGGCAGGCGCCGCGTGACACCACCGGGGCGTTCCGCCAGCAGGCCGGCGGAGAAGCATTTTTGCAACACATCTTCCGCCATGGCCCGATAAGTGGTCCATTTGCCGCCCGTCACGGTCACCAGGCCGCTGGCGCTGGCCAGCACGGTGTGTTCACGGCTGATGCTTTTGGTATTGCCGCCTTCGTCATCCGAAGGGCGCACCAGGGGGCGAAGGCCCACCCAGATGCTGCGCACGTCGGAAACCGCCGGCGCACGGGTCAGGTAACGGGCCGATTCTTTCAGGATGAATGCCGCCTCTTCCTTGAACGGCAAAGGCTCGCGCTCCAGGTCCTTGCGAGGGCTGTCGGTCGTGCCCAGGATGATCTTGCCCAGCCACGGCACGGCAAAGAGAACCCGGCCATCGGCCGTCTTGGGCACCATCAACGCGTGGTCGGAGGGCAGGAACTCGCGGTCCACCACCATGTGGACACCCTGGCTGGGCGCCACGATGGGCCGGGCCGGGCGGCCGAGCGCCTCGGCATCCTGTTGCCGCAAGCCATCGACCCACACGCCAGTGGCGTTCACGACGCAGCGCGCACGGACGGTGTAACGCGCACCGGTCTCTGCATCCTCGCAAGTGAAACCAGCCACCTTGCCCTGGTCGTGGATGAGTTCACGGGCGGGGCAGTAGTTGACCAGCAAGGCGCCGCGAAGCGCGGCCGTGCGCGCCAGGGCCAGCGCCAGACGGGCATCGTCGAACTGCCCGTCCCAGTATTTGACGCCCCCCTTGAGGCCTTCGCGGCGCACTGTGGGCAGCAGGCGGAGGGTGCCGTCACGCCCCAGGAATTCGGTGGCCCCCAGCCCAGCCTTGCCCGCCAGCAGGTCATAGGCTTTCAGGCCCAGGCCGTAGAACGGCGTCTCCCAGTGGTGGTAGGACGGCATGACGAAGGGCAGTGGCTGCGCCAGGTGCGGCGCATTGCCGAGCAGCGTGGTCCGCTCATGCAAGGCTTCGCGCACGAGCGATATGTTGCCCTGGGCCAGATAGCGGACTCCGCCATGCACCAGCTTGGTCGCGCGCGAGGACGTCCCTTTGGCGAAGTCGTGCGACTCCACCAGCACGACGCTGAAACCACGGGCAGCGGCATCGAGGGCCACGCCCAGACCCGTCGCACCGCCGCCGATGACTGCCAGGTCGTAATGCCGGGGCTCGGCAAGCCGCGCCAGGAGTTGGGCGCGCACGGTAGGCAGGGGCACTTGGGGGGGAGTGGTCATGGGTATGAATTGTCCATCCAACGGGGGAACATCCTAGGGTTTACCCCAGGATCTCCCTATAAAAGCAGGTTTCCCGCTCCATCCCTCATTCACAGGGCCGGGCGGGAAACCGTCGGGGTCAGCAGCGGCCCCGAGGGCCGCCGACGGTCAGCGCACCTTGCCGTCCTTCCAGGCCTGCAGCAGGCGGTCATAGGCGATGGTTTCGCCCTTCGGTTTTTCGTTGGCCAGCTTCTTCCAAGGGGCGTGCTGGTCGCTCAGCCACTTGTTCGGATCGCCCTTGGGATTGAGCTTGGGCGCGCAGCGCGCCATGCCGGCGCGCTCCAGACGTGCCATCACCTGGTCCATTTCGTCGGCCAGCGTGTCCATGGCGCCCTGCGGCGTCTTCTCTCCCGTGACCGCCTGGGCCACGTTCTTCCACCACAGCTGTGCCAGCTTCGGGTAGTCGGGCACGTTGGTGCCGGTGGGCGACCATGCCACGCGGGCGGGGCTGCGGTAGAACTCGACGAGCCCGCCCAGCTTGGGCGCGAGGTCGGTCATGGCCTTGGACTGGATGTCGCTTTCGCGGATCGGGGTCAGGCCCACGACGGTTTTCTTGAGCGACACGCTCTTGGCCGTGACGAACTGGGCGTACAGCCAGGCGGCCGCCGTCCGGTTGGCGTCATGTCCGCTGAAGAACGACCAGGAGCCCACATCCTGGTAGCCGTTCTGCATGCCGGGCTTCCAGTAAGGGCCGTTGGGGCCGGGAGCCATGCGCCACTTGGGGGTGCCGTCGGCGTTGACCACGGGCAGGCCGGGTTTGATCATGTCGGCGGTGAACGCCGTGTACCAGAACACCTGTTGCGCGATCTGGCCCTGCGCCGGCACAGGACCGGACTCGGTGAAGGTCATGCCCAGGGCTTCCTTGGGCGCGTATTTCTTCATCCAGTCCACGTACTTCGTGAGCGCGTAGACGGCAGCGGGCGAGTTGGTGGCGCCGCCGCGGGAGACCGATGCGCCCACCGGAGTGCACTTGTCGTCGGCGACGCGGATGCCCCATTCGTCGATCGGCAGGCCGTTCGGCGTGCCGATGTCGGCCGAGCCGGCCATCGACAGCCAGGCGTCGGTGAAGCGCCAGCCCAGCGAGGGGTCCTTCTTGCCGTAGTCCATGTGGCCATAGATGGGCTTGCCGTCGATGGTCTTGACGTCGTTGGAGAAGAACTCCGCGATGTCCTCGTACGCGCTCCAGTTGAGTGGCACGCCGAGTTCGTAGCCGTATTTGGCCTTGAATTTGTCCTTCAGGTCCTTGCGTTCGAACAGGTCGGCGCGGAACCAGTACAGGTTGGCGAACTGCTGGTCCGGCAGCTGGTAGAGCTTTCCGTCGGGTGCCGTGGTGAACTTCGTGCCGATGAAGTCCTTCAGGTCCAGGCCCGGGTTCGTGAATTCCTTGCCCGCACCGGCCATGTAGTCGGTGAGGTTCATCATCTTGCCGTAGCGGTAGTGCGTGCCGATCAGGTCCGAATCGCTGATCCAGCCGTCATAGATCGACTTGCCCGATTGCATCGAGGTCTGCAGCTTTTCGACGACGTCGCCTTCCTGGATGAGGTCGTGCTTGACCGTGATGCCGGTGATCTCGGCAAAGGCCTTGGCCAGGGTCTTGGACTCGTACTCGTGCGTGGTGAGGGTTTCGGAGACCACGGAGATTTCCTTCACACCCTTAGCCTGCAGTTTCTTGGCCGCCTCGATGAACCACTTCATCTCGGCCATCTGCTGGTCCTTGCCCAGCGTGGAGGGCTGGAACTCGCTGTCGACCCACTTTTTGGCCTCCGCCTCGCCGGCCCATGCCGCCTGGCCGATCATCAGGGCCGTGGCAGCGAACGCCAGGGCGGTCAAACGCATCTTCATGACTGTCTCCTCATTTGGTGGTGTCCCCTGCTGTCACTTGCAACCGGCCGCCGGCCCCGGGGATCGGGGGACCGCTCGGCCAACGAAACACGATCCGGCGCCTCAGCCCTTGCGCAGGACGAGCCCCAGCACGAGCATCGAAAGCACGAAGCTGATCCACACGGTGGGCTCCTGCTCCAGCTTCATCCACTCGGTGATGCGGCCGGACAGGCCGACGAAGGCGAGGTTGATGTAGGCCGCCGTGAGCAGCCCGATGAAGAGCCGGTCGCCGCGCGTGGTGGCGATGGGCAGGAAGCCCTTGCGCAGCGTCGTGGGCGATCGGACCTCCCACACGGTCATGCCGACGAGCATGAGCACGATGCAGACGAAAAACACGGCCACGGGCGTGGTCCAGGCCATCCAGTCAAACATTGCGGCCTCCCCGGGCGTCTGCGGCGCTTCCCGCCGGGGAGATGCAGCCGGTGGCCGGGCGAAGCCCATTCCGCGGTGTCCGCTGGCCTGGGGCGCATCGCACGTGATGCGGAGAAAGTGTGTAGTTCATGGTTCTTTTTCCCCTTCACGCTAGACGCGGCCCATCGCGAAGCCTTTGGCGATGTAGTGGCGCACGAACCAGATCACGATGGCGCCGGGCACGATGGTCAACACGCCCGCCGCGGCCAGCGTGGCCCAGTCCATGCCCGATGCGCTCACGGTGCGCGTCATGGTGGCCACGATGGGCTTGGCGTTGACGCTGGTGAGCGTGCGCGCCAGCAGCAGCTCGACCCAGCTGAACATGAAGCAGAAGAACGCCGCCACGCCCACGCCGGCCTTGATGAGCGGCAGGAAGATCGTGAGGAAGAACCGCGGAAAGCTGTAGCCGTCGATGTAGGCCGTCTCGTCGATCTCGCGCGGAATGCCGCTCATGAAGCCTTCGAGGATCCAGACCGCCAGCGGCACGTTGAAGAGCAGGTGCGCGAGCGCCACCGCGATGTGCGTATCCATCAGCCCCACGGTGGTGTAGAGCTGGAAGAAAGGCAGCAGGAACACCGCGGGCGGCGTCATGCGGTTGGTCAGCAGCCAGAAGAAGATGTGCTTGTCGCCCAGGAACTGGTAACGAGAGAAGGCATAGGCCGCCGGCAGCGCCACGGTGATCGAGATCACCGTGTTGATGGCCACGTAGATCAGGCTGTTGATGTAGCCCGAGTACCAGGATTCGTCCGTGAAGATGGTCTTGTAGTTGTCCCAGGTGAAATGCTGGGGAACGAACGAGAAGGTGGACAGGATCTCCGCGTTCGTCTTGAAACTCATGTTCACCATCCAGTAGATGGGCAGGAGCGCGAAGACGAGGTAGGCGATCAGGAACAGGTTGCGCTTGCGGAAGCGGTTCTCATGCATGGCCGTCCTCCGGGGCGGTGTCGGTGCCCACGCGCTGCATCCAGTTGTAGAGGATGAAGCACAGCAGCAGGATGATGAGGAAGTAGATCAGCGAGAAGGCGGCCGCCGGCCCGAGGTCGAACTGGCCCACGGCCTTCTGCGTGAGGTACTGGCTGAGGAAGGTGGTGGCGTTGCCGGGTCCGCCGCCGGTGAGCACGAACGGCTCGGTGTAGATCATGAAGCTGTCCATGAAGCGCAGCAGCACCGCGATCATCAGCACGCCGCGCATCTTGGGCAGCTGGATGTAGCGGAAAACCGCCCACTTGCTGGCGCCGTCGATGCGCGCGGCCTGGTAGTAGGCATCCGGGATCGACCGCAGCCCGGCGAAGCACAGCAGGGCGACCAGCGGCGTCCAGTGCCACACGTCCATCGCGAGCACTGTGAGCCAGGCATGCGTGGCGTTGCCGGTGTAGCTGTAGTCGATGCCGGCGTACTGCAGCGCCGCGCCCAGCAGGCCGATGTCCGCGCGCCCGTAGATCTGCCAGATGGTGCCCACGACGTTCCACGGGATGAGCAGGGACAACGCTACGGTGACCAGCACCGCGGAGGATTTCCACCCCTGCGCCGGCATGGAGAGCGCCAGGCAGATGCCCAGCGGGATTTCCACCGCCAGCACGGCCAGCGAGAAGCCGAGCTGCCGCAGCAGGGCGCCGTGCAGCTCTTCGTCGCGCATCACCTGGGCGAACCACTCGGTGCCCACGAAGACGCGGCGCTCGGGCGAGATGATGTCCTGTACCGAGTAGTTCACCACCGTCATGAGCGGCAGGATGGCCGAGAAGGCCACGCAGAGAATCACGGGCAGGATGAGGAACCAGGCTTTCTGGTTCACGGGCTTGGTCGTGGTGCTCATGGCAGCAGCTCCTCGTTCCGATAGAAGCAGGTGTGGGGGCCCAGCACCTGGAGCCAGACGGTGCCGCCGACAGGCGGGAGCGCCTCGGCCGGGGAGACGCGGGCCTTGAGCACCTGATCGCCCAGGCGGGCGGTCAGCAGCTGGTAGGTGCCGATGTCCTGCACCTTCTCCACCCGGCACGGCAGGGCGCCGGCCGCGCCGTCGCCCGATACCGCGAGGTATTCGGGCCGCACGCCCAGCTGCAAGGCGCCGCCCGGCAGCGTAAGGCGCGGGGGCCTGGGCAGTGGCTGGCCACCGATGCGCAGGCCCTCGCCCTCCAGTTGCGCGGGCAGGAAGTTCATGCCGGGGGATCCGATGAAGTGGCCCACGAAAACGTGCTGCGGCCGCTCGAAGAGCGCGTCTGCCGTGCCCACCTGCACGGCGCGGCCGCGCGTCATCACCACCACCTCTTCGGCGAAGGTGAGTGCCTCCACCTGGTCATGGGTCACGTAGATGAGCGTGAGCTTGAGTTCGTGGTGGATCTGCTTGAGCTTGCGCCGCAGCTGCCACTTGAGGTGCGGATCGATCACCGTGAGCGGCTCGTCGAACAGCACGGCCGAGACATCCGAGCGCACCAGCCCCCGGCCCAGCGAGATCTTCTGCTTCTGGTCGGCCGAGAGGCCGGCGGCGCGCATGTCGAGCTGGTGGCTCATCTCCAGCATCTCCGCGATCTGGCCCACGCGCTGCCGGATCTGGGCCTCGGGCACCTTGCGGTTCTTGAGCGGGAAGGCCAGGTTCTCGGCCACCGTCATGGTGTCGTAGATCACCGGGAACTGGAACACCTGCGCGATGTTGCGCTCCTGCGGGCTCGCCCGGGTGACGTCGCGGCCATCGAAGAGCACGCGGCCCTGCGAGGGCACGAGCAGCCCCGAGATGATGTTGAGCAGCGTGGTCTTGCCGCAGCCCGAGGGGCCGAGCAGTGCATAGGCACCCCCGTCGCGGAATTCCATCGACAGCGGCAGCAGCGCGTAATCGCTGTCCTGCTGCGGATTCGTCTTGTACGAATGCGCCAGTTCGAGCTGGATGCGGGCCATGTCAGCGCCCTCCCCGGCGCGCGGGTGCGCGCAGCAAGGCGCCGTCGGCGCCGAAGACATATACATCGCCGGGCTGCAGGTGCAGCGTGATCGCGGCGCCAAGCGCGAAATCATGGACGCCCGTGAACTGCGCGACCATTCCGCCCCAGGGCGTCTCGGCATGCACGAAGGTGTCGGAGCCGGCGATCTCCGCCAATTCCACCTTGCCGGGCACGGCCACGTCGCCGGGCCGCGAGACGAGCCGCAGCGCACTGGCACGCACACCGACGGTGAGCCCGCCGGCCGCGCCGGCAGGCAGCGGCTGCGGCAGCGCCAGCAGCTCTCGGCTGGCCACGCGGACGCCCTGCTCCACCGCCTCGGCAGGCAGCAGGTTCATCGGCGGGTCGCTGAAGGCACGCGCCACGCGCAGCGAGCTGGGCGTGTGAAAGACCTCGGCCGTGGGGCCGTATTGCAGCAGCTCGCCCTCGTGCAGCACGGCGGTGTAGCCGCCCAACAGCAGGGCCTCGCCGGGCTCCGTGGTGGCATACACCACGGTCGAATCGCCCGCGGCAAAGAGCTGCGTCAGCTCGTCGCGCAGTTCCTCGCGCAGCTTGTAGTCGAGGTTGACGAGGGGCTCATCCAGCAGCATGAGAGGCGCGCCCTTGGCCAGGGCGCGCGCCAGGGCCACGCGCTGCTGCTGCCCGCCCGAGAGTTCGGCGGGATGGCGGGCCAGGAACATGTCGATGTGCAGCCGCTCGGCCAGCGCGCGGACGCGCTCCTGCACGTTCTTCTCGCCGCGCAGCTTCAGCGGCGAGGCGATGTTGTCGGCCACCGTCATCGAGGGGTAGTTGATGAACTGCTGGTACACCATGGCCACGTTGCGTTCGCGCACGGGCATGCCCGTCACGTCCACGCCGTCCACGCGCACCCGTCCTTCGGTCGGGGCATCCAGCCCGGCCATGATGCGCATGAGGCTGGTCTTGCCCGCCTGGGTTGCACCCAGCAGCACCGTCACGGCGCCGCTGTGCAGCGCCATGTCCATGTCGTAGAGCCATGTCTGCGCCCCAACCCGCTTGCTGATGCGATCCATCACCAGTTGCATGCAGCCACCTTTTGTTGCCTCGATCCCTGGCAGCAGGCGCAGCGCGCGCCCATACCAAGTCGTTGTTGTTCGATTACGACTATTTTTGTTGTTTATCCATTCGTTTTACATCAAGGTTTACCCTCGTTCTGTTCGCTTTCTTTCGTTTCAGTCCATCCAGGACCTCCCGGTTTCCTCTGTCTCGTTCGCGCCAAACCAGGGACTTCACTCTTTACGCATGGATACATCGCACCTACCCTGGCAGTCCAAGTCCCGGTCTTGCGACCCGCATTGAATTCCACCTAGAACCTCAGGGAGACGTTATGAAAGAAACACGCGCGCTGTCAGCCATCGTCCTTGGTTGCATGTCCTCCCTGGCGCTGGCGCAGAACGCGCCCGGCTCCAGCAGCGTGACCATGTACGGCCTGGTCGACATCGGCTACACCCACGTCACAGGGGGCACCGGCGGCACGCTGAACAGCATCACCAGCGGCAACATGGAAGGCTCCCGGCTCGGCTTCAAAGGGGATGAAAACCTGGGCGGCGGCTACCGGGCCATCTTCACCATGGAATCGCGGCTCGAGGCCGATACCGGCGGACTCAGCAACCGCCCGCCCTCCCTGGGCAGGCTGCCCGACCGACTCAGCAGCGCCACCTCCCTGGGCCTGCCCAGTGCACTCCAGCCCGTGGTGTCCGCCGTGGCCGCACAGATCGGCAACTCGGTCGGCGTCAACCTGGGCAACAGCTTTTTCGATCGGCAGATATTCACCGGGCTGGTCACGCCTTTCGGCGCCTTCACGGTCGGACGCCAGTACACCCCCGGCTACCTTGCCACGGCGGGTTTCGACGTGATGAAGACCGAATCCAGCCTGGCCCTCGGGCAGTTGGTGGCGATTCCGGCTTCCTTCGACATCCGGGTCAGCAACTCCCTCCAGTACGGGCTGCAGATCGACGGCCTGCGCGCCACTGCCATGTACGCGGCCGGCGAAGTGGCCGGCAGGGCGACGGCGCGGCGGCTGCTGGGCGTCATGGCCATGTACACCGGATCGGGTTATTCGGTGGGGGGCGGCTACAACACGCGCAATAACGAACTGGGTGAGAAGTCGCTCACGACCGCCATCGTCGGCGCCACCGTCGATATCGGGCCGGGCACGCTGCACGGCCAGTACGCCACGATCAAGGACGACCATCCGACCGATTTGTCGACCATCGCAACGAGCCTGGCGGGCAACCCCGCCACGGCCCCCGTCGCCGGTCTGGTGCAAAACGCCTTCATCCGCGGCTTCCGCCAGGATGCACGCCTGTTCCAGGTCGGATACCGCATCACCACCGGCCCCCATACCGTGGCCGTGGCGTACAACAACATGAACGACCGGCGTCCGTTCAATGCCGACCGCTACTCCTACGGCGCGGCCTACACCTACGCGCTGTCCAAGCGAACCGACGTCAGCGCCGTGCTCACGCACCTGGAGAACAAGAACACGTCGCAGGATTCGCTGGGCGGCAATGGCTACATCGGCGGCGTGGCCGCCACCCCCGGCAAGGATGTCAACAGCCTGTCCCTGTCGATCCGACACCGCTTCTGAAGCCTCACCCCGCTCCCGGCCGGCCGAGCCAGGCCGGCGACCCATGCCATTCGATCCCGATCGAATGGCATTTTTTTCGCCGCTCGGTTCTTCTGTTCTGTTGTTTTCCACTCGTTTGAAAACTCGTTTCCAATTAAGGCTTACCCTCAATCGGTTCGTTTCGATTCGCTTTAAAGTGTGGGCGCAGTCTTTCCCCTCTCTGCCGCCCGCCTTTCCCTTCGACTCGTTGCCGGAACCCCCTTGAACACCAATCCCCGCCAGTTGCGCCTGCTCGAAGAAGTGCGCTCCCGCCAGTCCGCCACCGTGGAGCAGTTGGCCGACACCCTGGGCGTGACGCTGCAGACCGTGCGGCGCGACGTGCAGCGGCTGGCCGAGCTGGGTCTGGTGCGGCGCTTCCACGGCGGCGTGCGGGTCCCCACCTCCACGACCGAGAACCTGGGCCACCCGCAGCGCGAGACCCTGCACGCCGAAGGCAAGGCACGCATCGCCCGCATGGTGGCGGCCGAGGTGCCCAACAACTGTTCCCTGATCCTGAACATCGGCACGACCACCGAGGCCATAGCCCGCGCCCTGCTGCACCACCGGGGCCTGCGCGTGATCACCAACAACCTCAACGTGGCAGCCATCCTGAGCCGCAACCCGGACTGCGAGGTGATCGTGGCCGGCGGCGTCGTGCGCGCGCGCGACTGCGGCATCGTGGGCGAAGCGGCGGTGGATTTCATCCGGCAGTTCAAGGTGGACATCGCGCTCATCGGCATCTCGGGGATCGAACCCGACGGCTCGCTGCGCGACTTCGACCTGCGCGAGGTGAAAGTGGCGCAAACCATCATCCGCCACTCGCGCGAGGTCTGGCTGGCCGCCGACGCGAGCAAGTTCAACCGCCCCGCCATGGTGGAAGTGGCCACGCTGCAGCAGATCGGCCGGCTGTTCACCGATTCGCAGCCGCCCGAGCCCTTCCCCGCGCTGCTGGCCGAAGCGCAGGTCCAATGCACGGTTGCCGAATGACCCGGCCGCCCCGGAAGCCCTTTACGCGAAGGGACCGATGCCCGCCAGTGCTCCGCGCCACGCCTGCAGCCACCCCGGACCGCCCAGACACGCATAACCCTGTTTCGCCATGACCTACCTGCTCGCACTCGACCAAGGCACCTCCAGCTCGCGCAGCATCGTGTTCGATGAGCGCGGCCACATCGTCGCCCAGGCGCAGCAGGAGCTGCCGCAGATCTATCCGCAGCCCGGATGGGTCGAGCACGACCCGCTGGAGATCTGGCGCACGCAGCTCGCCACGGCACGGCAGGCGCTCGCGCAGGCGGGCCTGCAGGCTGCCGACGTGCGCGCCCTGGGCATCACCAACCAGCGCGAGACCACCGTGCTCTGGAACCGGCGCACCGGCCAGCCCGTGCACCACGCCATCGTGTGGCAGGACCGCCGCGCCGAGCCCCTGTGCGCCGAGCTGCGCGAGCAGGGCCACGAAGCCGCCATCCAGGCCAGGACGGGGCTGCGCATCGATGCCTACTTCTCGGCCACCAAGCTG
The DNA window shown above is from Acidovorax sp. NCPPB 4044 and carries:
- a CDS encoding ABC transporter ATP-binding protein, with the translated sequence MQLVMDRISKRVGAQTWLYDMDMALHSGAVTVLLGATQAGKTSLMRIMAGLDAPTEGRVRVDGVDVTGMPVRERNVAMVYQQFINYPSMTVADNIASPLKLRGEKNVQERVRALAERLHIDMFLARHPAELSGGQQQRVALARALAKGAPLMLLDEPLVNLDYKLREELRDELTQLFAAGDSTVVYATTEPGEALLLGGYTAVLHEGELLQYGPTAEVFHTPSSLRVARAFSDPPMNLLPAEAVEQGVRVASRELLALPQPLPAGAAGGLTVGVRASALRLVSRPGDVAVPGKVELAEIAGSDTFVHAETPWGGMVAQFTGVHDFALGAAITLHLQPGDVYVFGADGALLRAPARRGGR
- a CDS encoding porin: MKETRALSAIVLGCMSSLALAQNAPGSSSVTMYGLVDIGYTHVTGGTGGTLNSITSGNMEGSRLGFKGDENLGGGYRAIFTMESRLEADTGGLSNRPPSLGRLPDRLSSATSLGLPSALQPVVSAVAAQIGNSVGVNLGNSFFDRQIFTGLVTPFGAFTVGRQYTPGYLATAGFDVMKTESSLALGQLVAIPASFDIRVSNSLQYGLQIDGLRATAMYAAGEVAGRATARRLLGVMAMYTGSGYSVGGGYNTRNNELGEKSLTTAIVGATVDIGPGTLHGQYATIKDDHPTDLSTIATSLAGNPATAPVAGLVQNAFIRGFRQDARLFQVGYRITTGPHTVAVAYNNMNDRRPFNADRYSYGAAYTYALSKRTDVSAVLTHLENKNTSQDSLGGNGYIGGVAATPGKDVNSLSLSIRHRF
- a CDS encoding DeoR/GlpR family DNA-binding transcription regulator codes for the protein MNTNPRQLRLLEEVRSRQSATVEQLADTLGVTLQTVRRDVQRLAELGLVRRFHGGVRVPTSTTENLGHPQRETLHAEGKARIARMVAAEVPNNCSLILNIGTTTEAIARALLHHRGLRVITNNLNVAAILSRNPDCEVIVAGGVVRARDCGIVGEAAVDFIRQFKVDIALIGISGIEPDGSLRDFDLREVKVAQTIIRHSREVWLAADASKFNRPAMVEVATLQQIGRLFTDSQPPEPFPALLAEAQVQCTVAE